The genomic DNA agtaagaatcttttaatttcatggccgcaatcatcatatgcagtgattttggagaccccccccaaaataaagtcagccactctttccactgtttccccatctatttgccatgaagcgataggaccggatgccatgatcttagttttctgaatgttgagctttaagccaactttttcacgctcctcttttactttcaaacaAACTGTAATGCTCAATAAAACAATTTCTCCTGCCCAGACTTCTCTGAGCTCCAGATCTATATTTCCAACTACCTGCCAGATCTCTCCCTTTGACTGTCTTGGCCTCTCCTCCATGTGCCTTGAATCTAGTGAATGACACCTCCCTTCTTTATGCCTACACCCAACCTTATGGGTGCTGTTAGAAAAAAACATGCTCCTGGGTAGACTGGTGCCAGGACAGATTAATGGTTAGCAATGAAGTTGCCTAACAGACATGTATATTAACTAATATGCTCTATTATCATGCTTGATCAGAGTTTGAAGTCGACATAACTGGGTTAAGGGTAGAACTGATctatgtgtgcatgctaggtcgcttcagttgtgtctgactctttgcagccctatggactatagccagccaggttcctctgtccatgggatttctcaggcaagaatactggagtgggttgccatttcctcctccagaggatcttcctgacccagcgatggaacccacttctcttaggtcacctacactggcaggcaggttctttaccactcatgtCGCCTTGGAAGCCCAGAACTGATCTAGggtgtattgttttctttttctcttctaagcttttatttaaaagataaatgcatAGATAGTAAGATTTCATTAGTAAGGCTATCTGctccttcctatttttttttaataaaaccatgGTATTATTCATATTAGTGAAGGAAAGTATGAGCTATGTCTTCATTGCTGACTCTTGTCCCCATCAGAGACCATAGTCACAAGCCTCAGGGCTGTTCTGCAAGTAGAGGTTGAAGAAACCTTGAAAGGTCTTCATGTCAGTGAGGAGAGATGATACTGTGGGATCCTTCTTCATGGCTGCCATCCACAGCTTAAGAGCTGGAGTGAGGTCTACACACTCATTCAACTCCAGAGCTTCCAGCCGTTCAAACCAGGGCCAGATGAGGTAATCAATCATAGAAAGAGAATTGCCGCCAAAGAAGGTTGTCTTTTTATCAGTCAGAACCTCCTCTAGCTTGGTGATTTCTTTATGCAATTCTTCTTTTAGGCCAGAGCAGTCTTCCTTATTTTGTGTTCTAAGAATCCTCGATATCAAAGGTGGTACCTTAGAAAAGGACTCAAAGACCATCTTTTGGCAAGCTTTCTCATAGGGGTCGCCTGGCAACAGCTTCTTCTCTGGATATGCTTCATCCAGGTACTCACAAGTGATGGCAGATTCACAGATCAATTGACCCTGACTGGTTTCCAGAACCGGCACCAGGCCTGAGGGATTCTTCTTGAAGAACCACTCAGgcttatttttcagatttatgtTGATGACTTCATGCCGGATACCCTTGGCGGTCAGGACCAGGCGAGTGCTCTGGGCATACAGGCAGAACCTCATGCTGTAGACACGGATCAGGCCCTCAGGGACTGGCCCGGGGAGCGCGCTTCCCTTGCCCCGGCTCCTCGCCGCCGTACAGATAAATCTGGCGCCGGGGTTTGCCGGCGAATTAAAAAGTCGATCGCCCcgccttccctctttccctccctcccttcccatcagACGTAAACCAAACCCTCGAGCAGAAGCCCTCCGGGGCGGCCCTACCCTGCACACTGCTACcttccccaccctctgcctccttcctattatttaaggaaattatttgcaaatatagGCTTGCAAGAGTTCAGTTACCTATAGTTGTGTAACAGTCCACCCACACATAAAGATTAAATAGCACTTATTCTATAACGTTCACGAATTGTGGGTCAGACATTCAGGCAGGGTTCAGCTACGTGATTCTGCCTTTCCATGTGGAGCTGACTGCGATTACCCAAAGAGGAAATCAGATGATGTCTGGGTTGATCTAGAGGGTCCAAGAAGGCTTCTCCTCACATGTCTTGAATCTCAGGAAGGATAACAAGAAGCTGAACTCAGCTGTACCACTCTCCCTCTCCATACAGTCTCAGGGCCTCTCCATGGTCTTTCCAGCGGGCTTGTTTGACTTCTTCCATAATTACAGAACTTGAGGAATGATATTGAAGAGACAGAAAATCTCTTCTCATCTGGGCTTGGAAATTGGCACATTTCTCTGTGGTCTGTTGGTCACAGAAGTCACACAGCAGCCACGTGGAGCCCACCAAGATTCAAGGGGAGGAGGGGCACATTGACCTACATCTCCATAGTCAAGAGACCGAAAGAATGTatgccaattttattttttttcttttccattatggtttgttacaggatattgaatatagttctctgtgctatacaacagaaccttgttgcttatctattccCTATAAAAacatttgtatctgctaatcccaaactcccagtccaatCCTCCCCTGCCTATCCtccccccttggcaaccacaatgTATGCCATCTTTAAACTGTGTTCTTGCTAGGAATCTAGATGAATattttataagtgaaattattctttggcatttctgtGAAATTTACTGAGTTTTTATCATTCAAAATATGTGTGAGGCCAGGAcagccctggtggtccactggcaaagaatccacctgccaatgcaggggactcaggtttgatcactggtctgggaagattccacatcctgcagggcagctaagcccatggcccacagctgctgaagcccccaCACCTAGAGCCCAGTCCTCCCCATCCAGAGAAGGCACCGCATTGAGAAACCAGGGGTAGTTGCAAGGAAGAACAGCCCCTGCTAGTGGCAACTAAAAAAAACCCACCCACAGCAACAAACATGTAAcacaaccaaaaattaattaattttaaaaactctaaaagAATGATTAAATTTTGTAATATGTTATTGAATTCTTTTCTTGTAACTGACTTCTTGTTTTCACTTTTGCACCTAATATTtattcaattgtgtccgactctgcgatcccgtggactgtagcccaccaggttcctcagtccatggaattttccaggcaagagtactggagtgggttgccacttccttctccagcggatcttcccaacccagggattgaacccgggtctcctgcactgcaggcagatgctttaccgtctgagccaccagggaagatcttaaTATTTACTCATAGTactgtattctatttttttctggttaCAAGTTTAATGAAGTCCGAAAGGCTTGCATGATGGCACTGAGAGTTAGGGAGGTCCAGGCTTTCCCTTGCACCTCAGTAGAAACAATAT from Ovis aries strain OAR_USU_Benz2616 breed Rambouillet chromosome 7, ARS-UI_Ramb_v3.0, whole genome shotgun sequence includes the following:
- the LOC101115543 gene encoding glutathione S-transferase omega-1-like, translated to MRFCLYAQSTRLVLTAKGIRHEVININLKNKPEWFFKKNPSGLVPVLETSQGQLICESAITCEYLDEAYPEKKLLPGDPYEKACQKMVFESFSKVPPLISRILRTQNKEDCSGLKEELHKEITKLEEVLTDKKTTFFGGNSLSMIDYLIWPWFERLEALELNECVDLTPALKLWMAAMKKDPTVSSLLTDMKTFQGFFNLYLQNSPEACDYGL